The genomic interval GATGTCGACGGCGGTGCAGTACCGGCTGCCGGTCAAGATCTTCATCCTGAACAACGAGTATATGGGCATGGTGCGCCAGTGGCAGGAGCTGCTGCACGGCTCGCGCTACTCGCAGAGCTACTCGGAGAGCCTGCCCGACTTCGTGAAGCTGGCCGAGGCCTACGGCGCCAAGGGGATCCGGTGCGAGAAGCCCGGTGAACTCGACGCGGCGATCCAGGAGATGCTGGACTACGACGGTCCGGTGATCTTCGACTGCATCGTCGACAAGAAGGAAAACTGCTTCCCGATGATCCCGTCGGGCAAGGCGCATAACGAGATGCTGCTGTCCGACTATCTCGGTGAGACCGGGGTGGAGATCGGCGACGTCATCTCGGCCGAGGGCAAGATGCTGGTCTGATCGGCCCCGCATCGCGCGAACGCCCGGACCGCCATGCCCAGCGTCGCCCGCCTCGACCGGTCAGGACCTCTTTCCGCGGAGGCGCCTGACCCATCGGCGCGCTGCCGCGCGGGTTCGCTTCGGCCAACCTGCGGGCGGCGGCAGGGCGTCGTGCCGGCTCGGGTCCAGGTGGGGCACCGTGGCGGCCCGCTCTGCGGCGGTGAGGTCGCTGCGCTTGCGCAGAAGCACGAAGAACTCGGTCTCGCACGGACGGGTCGGCTCCAGGGCCGCGCATTCGAACGGGAGCAGGTCGAGTTCGAGGAGCTCTGTGAGGGCGCGGGCGAAGCTGTACGGCGTGAACACCGTGCAGTGGACGTCGATGTGCACTCCGCTGGCGATGGCGGTCGCGGTGGCATCGAGAGCCGCCGGCGGACCGCCGACGATCGGCCTGTCCGGTACCGGCTTGCCGCGCCACGTCGCGAGCACGTCGATCTCGCTGGCCCTCGCGAAATGTTCGTAGACGGCCTCGGGCGGTGGCGTGCGCAGCCGCAGCAGATGGGCTGCGACGAGCGCGCCGACGCTGCTCGGCGTGCGGAAATGGTCGAAGGTGAAGCGCTTGTCCGGCACCATCAGGCAGAACACGCCGCCTTCGTTCAAGGCGTCGCCGCATTCCCGCAGCCAGCCGATGCAGTCGGGAACGTGCTCGACGACGTGCGAGGCGACGATGTAATCGACCGGACCGCGCGAGCCGAGCGCCCGCGGCAGCCCGCCTTCGCCGAGCACGACATCGACGGGAACGATCCCCTCGATGCCGGCGGGGCCGAGGGTCGGGTGGTCGCGGTACTGGTGGCGCAGCCCCTCGGTCGAGAGGTGGTCGGCATAGAGGACGTTGCCGTCGCTCTTGAGGACGATCGGGCGCGAGAGGGGCCCGAGCTCGACGCCGGTTCGGCCCTGCGGCCGGACGAGATTCAAAACACGCTGACGCCGATCCATGGCGCGGCCGGTATCATGCCATCGGCAGGCGGGTCCAGCACCGGAGTGCCGACCTGAGTTGGCGCAGGCGAGATCGTACGAAGATCAAGTTGAGGGACGCGACGAAATGAATGCGATGAACACCCATTACCCCGAGCCCACGCGGATCGAGAGCGTCAACCGCCATACCCTCGCGGTGGTCGTGGACAACGAGCCCGGTGCGCTGGCCCGCATCGCCGGCCTGTTCTCCGGCCGCGGCTACAACATCGAGAGCCTGACGGTCTCCGAGACGGAAGAGGCGCGCCACCTCTCCCGCATCACCATCGTCACGACCGGCACCAACGCCGTGATCGACCAGATCAAGGCGCAACTCGACCGCCTCGTGCCGGTGCACCGCGTCGTCGATCTGACGCTCCAGGGGCAAGCGCTGGAGCGCGAGCTGTGCCTCGTGAAGGTGGCCGGCACCGGCGAGCACCGGAGCGAGGCCCTACGCCTCGCCGCCGCCTTCGGCGCCCGCACCCTCGACGCCACGCTGAACTCCTTCGTGTTCGAGCTGACCGGCTCGACGGAGGAAATCGACCGCTTCATCCGCCTGCTCAGCGTGATCGGCCTCGTGGAGATCTCCCGCACCGGCATCGCCGCGATGGGGCGTGGCGCGGAGCCGCTGTAGCTGGGCGTTCTCGCGGACGGCGCTATTCTTTGGGAGGCGTCGTCCGCAGCGATAAGAAGTCCATGACCGCCCGCACCCTCTACTATGCCCCCGGCGCCTGCTCGCTCGCCTCCCACATCGTGCTGGAGGAGATCGGCGCCCCCTACGAGACCATTCGCCTCGACCTCGCCAAGGGCGACCAGAGAGCGCCGGAATACCTCGCAGTCAACGAGCGCGGACGCGTACCGGCCCTCTATGAGGAGGGCTGGGTGCTCACCGAGAACGCCGCGATCCTGCGCCACCTCGCCCGCTCCCATCCGGAGGCCGGCTTGCTGCCGGAGGATCTGCGTGGGCAGGCGTCGGCCGACGAGTGGATGGCCTGGCTCTCGACCGGGCATCACATCGCCTATGCCCATGTCCGCCGGCCCGAGCGCTACAGTGCCGACGAGGCCGCCTTCCCGGAGATCCGGGCGAAGGGGGCCGACACCTTCGGCGATCTCTGCACCATGACCGAGGTGCGGCTTTCCAACGGCGGCTGGGCGCTCGGCGAGCGCTACAGCGTCGTCGATGCCTACCTCATGGTGTTCTGGGTCTGGGCCCGCGGCCCCACGATCGGCTTCGATATGCCTGCGCTCTTTCCGGCCTGGACGGCGCATGCCCGCCGCATGGCCGAACGGGCTGCGGTGCGTGCCGTCTTCGCCCGCGAGGGGCTGGCGCTGCCGGCCTGAGACCTTGGCACGCGGTCAAACCGTCATCCCGTCGTTGGTGGGCCATCTTCGAGGTCGCCGCACTTGGCGCGGGAATCGCTTGGCCGCGACAGCGGCAGCGACCTCATCGTGTGGAATCGAACGAAGGTGGCGGTTTCGCGGGCGGCATGGAACGCGCCGGGCGCGCCTCCGTTCTGCCGCTTAGATTCAACGACCGAAGACGAGACGAGGGCGGCTGGCGGCGATGTGCGGGATCTGCGGAGAGATCAATTTCGGCGGTACGGCCGATCCGAACGCCGTGCGGGCCATGATGGAGGTTCTCCGCCCCCGTGGTCCTGATGCCGGCGGGATCCATGGCCAGGGCGGTGTCGTGTTCGGCCACTGCCGTCTGAAGATCATCGACCTATCGGAAGCCGGCCAGCAGCCGATGGTCGATGCCGAACTCGGGCTCTCGATCGTCTTCAACGGCTGCATCTACAACTACAAGGACCTGCGCGAGGAGCTCGTCGCCAAGGGCTACCGCTTCTTCTCGACCAGCGATACCGAGGTGGTGCTCAAGGCGTTCCACGCCTGGGGCCGGGATTGCGTGAAGCGTTTCCTCGGCATGTTCGTCTTCGCTGTTCACGAACGCGATTCGGGCCGGGTCACGCTCGCCCGCGACCGGCTCGGCATCAAGCCGCTGTATTACGCAGAGACCGGCAAGTGCTTCCGTTTTGCCTCCTCGCTTCCGGCCCTGCTCGCAGCAGGCGATGTCGACACCACGATCGATAAGGTGGCGCTTCACCACTACATGAGCTGGCACGCGGGCGTGCCGGCACCGCTGACGATCCTCAAGGGCGTGCGGAAGGTCCACCCGGCCACGACCCTGACGTTCGAGCCCGATGGCTCGCGCCGCGAAGAGACCTACTGGTCGCTCGTGGTCGGTCCGCGCGAGGAGGACCGCCACAGAACCGAGGCGGATTGGCGTGCGGCGGTGCTCGACTCGCTTACCACGGCGGTCGCGCGCCGTCAGATCGCCGACGTGCCGACCGGCGTGCTGTTGTCGGGCGGTCTCGATTCCTCGGTGATCGTCGCGCTTCTGGCCAAGAGCGGTCAGAGCGGCCTCAAGACCTTTTCGGTCGGCTTCGATGCGGTGAACGGCGTCGAGGGCGACGAGTTCAAGTACTCCGACATCATCGCCGAGCGGTTCGAGACCGACCACGCCAAGCTCGTCGTGGACGGCTCGCGCACGCTGGAGGCCCTGCCGGCGGCGATCCATGCCATGGCCGAGCCGCAGATGAGCCACGACGCGGTGGCCTTCCTTCTGCTCTCGCAGGAGGTCGCCAAGCATGTGAAGGTGATCCAGAGCGGTCAGGGCGCAGACGAGGTGTTCGGCGGCTACCACTGGTATCCCAAGCTGATGGGATCGACTGATCCGACGTTGGATTACGCGAGCGCCTATTTCGACCGCGACCACGCGGAAATGCGCGAGGCGCTCACACCCGACTTCGTGGACGAGGATTACAGCCGCGATTTCCTTGCCCGCTTCTTCGCCGACTCGCAGAGCGCGAGCGCCATCGACAAGACCCTCGACCTCGATCAGCGGATCATGCTCGTGGACGATCCGGTCAAGCGGGTCGACAACATGACCATGGCCTGTGGGCTTGAGGCGCGCGTCCCCTTCCTCGATCACGAACTGGTCGA from Methylobacterium sp. AMS5 carries:
- a CDS encoding N-acetylglutaminylglutamine amidotransferase, which codes for MCGICGEINFGGTADPNAVRAMMEVLRPRGPDAGGIHGQGGVVFGHCRLKIIDLSEAGQQPMVDAELGLSIVFNGCIYNYKDLREELVAKGYRFFSTSDTEVVLKAFHAWGRDCVKRFLGMFVFAVHERDSGRVTLARDRLGIKPLYYAETGKCFRFASSLPALLAAGDVDTTIDKVALHHYMSWHAGVPAPLTILKGVRKVHPATTLTFEPDGSRREETYWSLVVGPREEDRHRTEADWRAAVLDSLTTAVARRQIADVPTGVLLSGGLDSSVIVALLAKSGQSGLKTFSVGFDAVNGVEGDEFKYSDIIAERFETDHAKLVVDGSRTLEALPAAIHAMAEPQMSHDAVAFLLLSQEVAKHVKVIQSGQGADEVFGGYHWYPKLMGSTDPTLDYASAYFDRDHAEMREALTPDFVDEDYSRDFLARFFADSQSASAIDKTLDLDQRIMLVDDPVKRVDNMTMACGLEARVPFLDHELVELAARIPAELKVRDGGKYILKEAARAVVPAEVIDRPKGYFPVPALKHIRGPFLEFVRDVLDRPAARERGIFNRAYVDHLLADPDGTLTPKGNSKLWQVALLEAWLQSHGI
- the ilvN gene encoding acetolactate synthase small subunit; translation: MNAMNTHYPEPTRIESVNRHTLAVVVDNEPGALARIAGLFSGRGYNIESLTVSETEEARHLSRITIVTTGTNAVIDQIKAQLDRLVPVHRVVDLTLQGQALERELCLVKVAGTGEHRSEALRLAAAFGARTLDATLNSFVFELTGSTEEIDRFIRLLSVIGLVEISRTGIAAMGRGAEPL
- a CDS encoding methyltransferase domain-containing protein — its product is MDRRQRVLNLVRPQGRTGVELGPLSRPIVLKSDGNVLYADHLSTEGLRHQYRDHPTLGPAGIEGIVPVDVVLGEGGLPRALGSRGPVDYIVASHVVEHVPDCIGWLRECGDALNEGGVFCLMVPDKRFTFDHFRTPSSVGALVAAHLLRLRTPPPEAVYEHFARASEIDVLATWRGKPVPDRPIVGGPPAALDATATAIASGVHIDVHCTVFTPYSFARALTELLELDLLPFECAALEPTRPCETEFFVLLRKRSDLTAAERAATVPHLDPSRHDALPPPAGWPKRTRAAARRWVRRLRGKRS
- a CDS encoding glutathione S-transferase N-terminal domain-containing protein, coding for MTARTLYYAPGACSLASHIVLEEIGAPYETIRLDLAKGDQRAPEYLAVNERGRVPALYEEGWVLTENAAILRHLARSHPEAGLLPEDLRGQASADEWMAWLSTGHHIAYAHVRRPERYSADEAAFPEIRAKGADTFGDLCTMTEVRLSNGGWALGERYSVVDAYLMVFWVWARGPTIGFDMPALFPAWTAHARRMAERAAVRAVFAREGLALPA